The Rhodothermaceae bacterium region GTCACGGAAGAAGCTCTTAAACGGGCCATTGCAGAGTTTAAATTTGACTGGCAGACCGACCCCGAAAATCTCGATAAACAAGTATTGGTCGTGCAAGCGCGCTTCAGAAAACGACTCTTTACATCAACCCGTACTCGCAAAGATAAAGAACGTACGGCATTAGTTTTCAATCAAGACGGAGGCACGGAATTTGCCAAAGCTCTCGAGTCTCATGGTCGTCTGAAGGCATACCAGGACAAGCAGATAGACCTTGAGGGTCAGTGGTTTGTTGAACTCAAGCGAACGTACCAATGGCGCGACATGCAGTCAGACAGTGGTACTGAGATAGCTGACCCTGGTCCGTTCAGTGGGGCGTTTTACTTTTTCCACCTCGATAAACTCGGCGATGATGCCGACGAACCGGCCACTGCGGGACTGAGTATTGATCCGAAGCTAATCAAAGAGATGAGCGGGATTTCAATACTACGAGATGGCTTTCGAGTGCGCTCGCAGGGCGATTGGCTTGATCTATCATTGACAATGACCTCCGGGAGTACGTATGGTATGCGGGTCAACAACACTATCGGTTATTTTGCGCTGTCTGTTGAGCATAACCATGGTTTGATTGAGAAGTCAGATCGCGAGGGTTTCATTGAAAACCCGGCCTATCGAGGTTTCCTGCAGATAGCCCAACAATGCCGAGATTACGCCAACGAGAGCCTGGAACAGATCCGCCGTGCCTTAGATGATTATTACAAGAAGCTAATAGATTCCCAGGACCCTACCATGCCACCGACAGCGAGAGGCTCGTTTCGCGTACTTGAATCCGAGTTTAAGTCGGCCGAAAAAATGCGAGAGAAAACCGAACGCATAGTGCAGAACCTCCAAGCAGATGTCAAGCACCTTGAGCGAGAGGCGGCAGTTAGCGATGCTGGAAACGTTTCCGCAGATCGCGCTCTTAAAGTTGCGAACAAGGCTGTTACCACCATTGAGGCCATCCAGTCGAAGTTATCCAGCGGTGCCCAAGCCAGCGCCAATCTTGTACGACTGCGACGGGAGTTCGATGAACATGACGAGCAGAGAGTTGCACTGTTTGAAAGCGCTGCCGTAGGGCTGAGTGCTAGGGGGTTAGCGCATGAGCTACGCACGCATCTTACGGAAATTCGTCAGCGGACGTCGGCAATTGAACGAGCCATAAAGCGCAAGAATGGAGACATCCTTCCCTTCTTGCGTGCTATACGGTCATCTTGCTCCGCGATATCAAGCGCTGCGTCACTTATCGACCCGATGTTACCGCGCTCTCGCGCCATAAAAGAATCTATTTCTCTAAGGATCTTTATGAAAGATTACTTCAAGAATCGCGCATTTGTTTTTAAGCGGACGGGTATTCAGACATTAATAACTGGGATAGGGATAACAGTCCGCATGAACCGTCCTCGACTAACACAAATAATCGATAATTTGGTGAGAAATAGCATCTACTGGCTGCAACGTGGTGAACTGATCGGTAAAAGCACTAGAGCAAAGCAAATAACAGTGGAGTTGACACGTTCTGGGTTCATTGTTTCGGATACCGGACCGGGTGTTGATCCATTTTATGAGGAGACTCTATTTGAAATTTTTGTCACGGCTAAACCCGATCGGGATGGCCAGGGACTAGGGTTGTACATTGTTACAGAGCTTCTCCGTATAGATGGCGGTGAAATCGACCTGCTTCCCGAAAGGAATGAAGATGGACAACGGTATCGCTTTGATGTTAACCTCGGTCCTCTTGTCGTGTCGGATCAATGATGCAGGTTACCCAAGCGCTTGAAATACTCGGTGCAGAGCGGGTTATCTGGATCGATGACCGTTTTGACGAGATAACACCACCTCAATTAGCAAAACAGCTGACAGATTACTTTGATGTAACACTGGCGTGTGAATTCCTTGAGCTGGAAGAAGCGCTGGAGGTGTATGAAATTGATCCTGATCGCACTACTCAGGAAGTAGCTCAGATTCTAACGGACGTCCGACCTCAACGATTCAGGGAAATCAAAACAATCTTCTTTGAAAAGGGAAAAATACTCGGGCAGTTTAATGAGCATGAGCTATCGAGCGATGTGATCGCGAAGGCCTGCGAGTTGCTCTGTGTGGACGAGGAAGATCGCTGGAGTTTCGAGGAAACGGATCAAAATATAGCAAAACTTTGTGAAGCGGGGGATGGGGACACCCATCTGTGTTATATCGTTGACCTCAAGGAAGCGGGTGTCTCGTCAATGCGGGGTGTTGAGATACTCCGCCAGCTTTCAGATGCCAGTTCCAAGTGGACGCACTTTATCCTGACCCACGAGACCGATATGGCTGGAGAGGGGGAAACCGAGACTAGACTGCTTGAGAAGCTCTCGGGCCTCGAAGGACTCGGGGTTCCCATTTGCGTGATCGCTAAAGAACGTTTGTACGACAAGGCCGACGATCCAGTAGGAATGGAGGAGGCACTTCGTATAAGTATCAAACGTGCCGGCCTGCGGCGGAGCCTGCATGAAGTTTTAAACGGTGTTCAAAACACCATGCATAGAGCAATTGACGCCGCAGCAAGAAAATTGCTTGTTATTCCCCCTGAGAAACTCGAGTCTCAAGTATTCGACCCGGGTTATAGGGAAGGATTATCAGAGCTTCATGTTGTGGAACGGGCAGTAACTGCCTGTTTAGGAGAAAAATCACGAGAGTTTTTCGGGGACAACGATCAGGTTCATGAAAGTACCAAACGCCTACGCGACCTTCGCGCTATTTCCATTGAGCCACAGGACTCAGAACCGGACCCCCATCTGAGTGAGTTTCGTACAGCGGAGGTTTGGGAATCGCGTGAATTGGTGAACAGAGCGCTAACCCCGATTGCTTGCGGAGATGTATTTGAAGCTGATCGAGAGGAGGAGGCGACCAAGAATAGTAGGCAAATGTTCATACTTCTAGGCCAACCGTGCGACATCTCTCTAAGGCCAGAAGGGAAATCCCGCGATCAAGACACCGCATTTCTTGTGCCGCTCAAGAAAAAAACATCTCCTAAACCTGATAAATGTGATAATCCGAAGATGCAATTTCTTCCATTCATATTATTCGGCGAAAATTGGGCCTGTGACTTTCGAAATGCCACCGCGGTTAGGCTTTCAATCCTTGACCTTGCATCGTTTCGTTCAGACGGGCGCGTCCGTGTCGACGACGGTCATGAACCTCCTGGTGAGTTGCTGGAAGGACAAAAAAAAATATATGAGGCCCGAACAGCCGCTGTATCCAAAGCGATGGCCGATGACAGTTCACCAGGCAACGACAAAGAAATAGCAGTTGAATTGCTTCTCACTTTCTCGGCTTCTGACCGCTTCAAGAGTATATACAAACCTATCCTCGAGCAGGCAACGAAGCATAAAGACCACGGAGAGATCATAGAGAAACCCAAAAGGATAACATGGCGTCTTCGTCGTCGTGGCCGGGTTCGAATGCCCTACGCAGCGGTTTTGCTCGATCAATACACTTCAGTAATGAGTCGTCATGCGTTCGATCTTGACTATTAAACTGTCTGACAATAGCGGCCGCTTATCCTTCCGCTCCTCG contains the following coding sequences:
- a CDS encoding sensor histidine kinase — encoded protein: MKNDTVNQDAELKVGAHVLVQLGSELVTDVEQAILECVKNAYDADAPGCLIEIDTLEIDTLEENGPASKLVRFNDRAEAVEVEIVNDQGTRVSLDDVVGENEDVTRRLTYTGRITIEDKGEGLRLDQLYNSWLVISQSAKRGEPGKKKAKTKKGRTPLGDKGLGRLGSMKLGDILRIETSTSPSEPLAVARFRWADCHTARTVDEIPVLVERIPNPEKFKGTRVSVLGLQDLSEWRRKGRVGEIARSLARLISPFEATSTFPVGIKLDGDDHSLVSVTEEALKRAIAEFKFDWQTDPENLDKQVLVVQARFRKRLFTSTRTRKDKERTALVFNQDGGTEFAKALESHGRLKAYQDKQIDLEGQWFVELKRTYQWRDMQSDSGTEIADPGPFSGAFYFFHLDKLGDDADEPATAGLSIDPKLIKEMSGISILRDGFRVRSQGDWLDLSLTMTSGSTYGMRVNNTIGYFALSVEHNHGLIEKSDREGFIENPAYRGFLQIAQQCRDYANESLEQIRRALDDYYKKLIDSQDPTMPPTARGSFRVLESEFKSAEKMREKTERIVQNLQADVKHLEREAAVSDAGNVSADRALKVANKAVTTIEAIQSKLSSGAQASANLVRLRREFDEHDEQRVALFESAAVGLSARGLAHELRTHLTEIRQRTSAIERAIKRKNGDILPFLRAIRSSCSAISSAASLIDPMLPRSRAIKESISLRIFMKDYFKNRAFVFKRTGIQTLITGIGITVRMNRPRLTQIIDNLVRNSIYWLQRGELIGKSTRAKQITVELTRSGFIVSDTGPGVDPFYEETLFEIFVTAKPDRDGQGLGLYIVTELLRIDGGEIDLLPERNEDGQRYRFDVNLGPLVVSDQ